Within Pelorhabdus rhamnosifermentans, the genomic segment CGATGGAAGATGTTTTGTCTTATGGACTGTTTCCTGAAGTGGCGCTAAAATATTTTGAGGCCAAAGGTTTGCTCTAAGAGATGTAGTTAGTTGTTAACTGAATGATGCAAGATGGCGGGAGAGAATCTTCCGCCATCTTTTTGTCTTTATTGCATTGACTTCGTTATGTGAGTATAATAATTTATAATAAGATAGGTAGTAATTGAAATTGCTGATAGAGGCTGAGGGGTGTGCAGTGTAATTTTGAATAAGCAAATGAGATTTTTACATAAAACCACAATGAATATTATGAATCATTTGGATTTTGACGAACTCATTCATGCGCTTGTTTGCCAAGCTGCGCAACTTGTTTTGGCATCAGCCGGTTTTATCTATCTTATAGACAGTACTAAACAAATTGTACATTGTACTGTTGTCGAGGGGGAAAACCAAAAAATCACCTACTATCCTCTACCTACAGATGAAGGTGTCATTCGGGAAGTCTTGAAATCAGGTAAGCCTTTGGTTACTGATGATTATTCCCAATATGCACAGCCGCTTGCTGATCCGCTATTAAATCAGTTAAAAACATTTGTGGTTGTGCCTATTTATTCGGCAAAAGAAATCATCGGTACCATTGGTGTCATTTATGATAAGGTACAAGCTGTTTCAACAGAGAAATTAGAACTCTTAAGTGTTTTAGCTGATTTGACAGCTGTAGCTATTGATAATGCTCGATTGTATGCTCATGCCCAAGAGGAATTAAAGGCACGTATTCAGCGAGAAAAGGAACTCATGACAAGTGAAGAAAAGTATCGATTAGTTTTTCACAATGTCAATGATGCTATTTGTTTTGCCGATGTCCAGACGTTACAATTTATTGAAGTCAATCAGCAGTTTTTAGATTTATTTGGCTATAGTCAAGCTGAGATTAGTAAACGCATTCTTCTTGAACTTGCAGCGGAAACCGAACAAGTACTGCAAATTATGGAAGCGGCCCAGAATGGTAAGCAAATTCATATTGATGAACAATGGTATAAGCGCCAGGATGGAACGGCTTTTTTGGCGGAAGTTCATGTAAATACTTTTTGGTGGCATGATAAGCTTGTTCTATGTGCCGTATTTCGCGATATTACGGATCGTAAGTTACATGAAGATCAAATTGCCTATTTGGCTTATCATGATGTTTTGACAGGATTGCCGAATCGTCGTTTAGTAGAAGATCGGCTGGAGAAAGCCATTGCGCAGGCTAAACGCTCTAAGCAACTTCTTGGGGTACTGTTTCTTGATTTTGATGGTATGAAGCCCATCAACGATGCACATGGTCATGCAGCAGGCGATAAATTTTTGAAGGATATGGCAGATAAACTTGTTCAGTATACGCGTGATGGTGATACGGTAGCTCGGTTAGGTGGAGATGAATTTGTTGTTGTTTTGTCTGAATTAGATAGAAAAGAGGATGCCAACGAAATTTCTCAGCGACTCATTGAGCAATGTCAGGAAAATTTTGAATTAGATGGGGATAACTTTGTAGTATCCGTAAGTATTGGCGTTAGCTTTTATCCAGAGCATGCAAAAGATGGTAAGACACTGATTAAATATGCTGATCGAGCGATGTATCAAGCCAAACGGTTAGGTGGAAAACGTTTTTGTATTTATGAAGCATAACTGATAAGGCTTTTTTTATCTTATTGTATAACTTATGCGATACTTCGTTTATAATAGAAAGCAAGAGGTGGTCTTTTATGGAACTATGGTGTAGTGAGCATCAAACGCAAGATGTGCAACTAAGTGCGCGAATTCGAAGTACTTTATTTTCGGGAAAGTCTGAGTTTCAGGAAGTCATGGTGGTAGATTCGTTTGAATTTGGCCGGATGTTAGTACTTGATGGTGTATTTCAAACAAGTATTTTCGATGAGTTTATTTATCACGAAATGATTGCCCATGTCCCCCTGCATATTCATCCGAATCCCCGTAAGGTACTTGTTATTGGTGGCGGTGATGGTGGATCAGTACGAGAAATTGTGAAGCATCCCGCAGTAGAAAACGTGGAACTTGTAGAAATCGATGGGCTTGTAGTAGAGGTTTCTAAAAAATATTTACCAGAAATCAGTTCAGCGTTAATTGAAAATCATCCTAAGCTACGTGTCAATATTGGCGATGGTATTCAGCGTATGAAAGCAGCGAAAAGTGAATATGATGTGATCATTGTTGATTGTTCGGATCCCATTGGTCCTGGTGAAGGATTATTCACTTATAGTTTTTACCAAAATGTTTATAAGGCATTAAAACCTGATGGTTTATTTGTTCAACAGACAGAATCACCGTTTTATCATCAACCGCTTATTAAGAAACTACATAAAGATATTCAGTCGCTATTTCCAATTACTGAGCTTTATTTGGCGCAAATTCCTCTTTATCCAGGTGGACTGCATTCTTTTACGATTGGTTCGAAAAAATATGATTCCAAATCAGTAAATATAGAAAAAATTCTTGATCTGCCTTATCGCTATTATAATAAGGACGTGCAGCAAAGCTGTTTTATATTGCCTAATTTTATCAAAAATATTATTGCTTGACAAAAGGTTAGTCGAAAGGGGAAAACTTCTTGTAAGGAAGCTTTCCCCTTTCTTTATGATCATTTCCAAGTCAATTATTGTTTTAACTGTTCTGGATTGAGTGAAAGAAGTTCGGGTAGTACAAACAAACCATCTTTACGAATGAGTTTGTCGTCAAAGTAGATCTCGCCTCCGCCATAGTCTGGGCGCTGAATGCAGACAAGATCCCAGTGGATGGCGGAGCAATTGCCATTAAAAGCAACATCATAGGCGTTGCCAGGCGTAAAGTGGAAACTGCCATTGATTTTTTCATCAAATAGCGTATCTTTCATAGGCGTATAAATGTAAGGGTTTACACCGAGGGCGAATTCGCCGATAAACCGGGCGCCTTCATCCGTATCTAAGACTTGGTTGATTTTTTCTGTATCATTCGCTGTAGCTTTGATGATTTTTCCTTCTTTAAATGTTAACTGAATAGAAGTATAGGTAAACCCTTGATAAACAGCGGGCGTATTGTAGCTTAAAGTGCCGTTTACGCTGTTTTTAACTGGTGCTGTATATACTTCACCATCAGGAATATTTCGCAGGCCAGAGCATTTTATAGCTGGAAGACCCTTGATAGAGAAAGTTAGGTCTGTGTCAGGACCTTTAATATGCACCTTGTCTGTTTTGTTCATCAAGCTGATAAGGGGGTCCATAGCTTTTGCCATGCGTCCATAATCAAGGTTACAGACGTTAAAGTAAAAATCTTCAAAAGCCGCTGTGCTCATATTCGCTAATTGAGCCATAGCGCCATTTGGATAGCGTAGTACGCACCATTTCGTGTTGGGAACGCGAATATCCGAATGAACCGGTTTAGACCAGAGTTGTTGGTAATTTTGTAGCTGCTTCGCAGGAACATCAGCAAGTTCACTGACATTATAACTGGCTCGGATGCCAAGGTAGGCCTGCATTTCCTGCATGCGCTGTACTTCAAATTTGGCATTTAACTTCATCTGCTCAGGTGAGGCTTTTAGCAGTATTTCTCGTTGCAGTCGATTGTTATAGACGGAGACCAAGGGTAGTCCGCCTACTTCATAAGCCTCGGCAACAAGAGCCTGTGCCAAAGGAATGGCGTCGTCAAAGACTTCAATTAATATTTTTTCACCCTTTTGAAGTGCTGTGGAATAGTGAATAAGATTTTTGGCGAGCATTTTTATGCGTTCATCCATTGTAATTCCTCCTAGTGATTGTTGACCTTAAAAGTATTGCCAAGAAAGGTCTTTTCAATTAAGTTTAACATAAAATGAGAAGTTCCTGTTTTTTCTATTTACAAATGAGAAAAAACTTGGTATTATATCAAGGCAAGCCAATTCCAGTGGTCGTGTCTAGCTGACGAAAATGGAAAAATTTTCGTAAAGGATACTAAAAGGTGTTTAAACAAAAACCATAAAAAAGACTTGCAATATAATAAACGGTGTGATATAATATTATATGTTGTTCCTCGATAGCTCAGTTGGTAGAGCAATCGGCTGTTAACCGATCGGTCGTAGGTTCGAGTCCTACTCGAGGAGCCAATTAAATGGCGCGTTGGTCAAGCGGTTAAGACACCGCCCTTTCACGGCGGCTTCATGGGTTCGAATCCCATACGCGTCACCATTCATGGGCGATTAGCTCAGCTGGGAGAGCGCCTGCCTTACAAGCAGGATGTCGGCGGTTCGATCCCGTCATCGCCCACCAATAAAAAACAAACTACTCATTTGGGTAGTTTGTTTTTTATTGGTTATTCCTGTTTAGAAACCGAGATTTTCGCCAATGACGAAGATGAAAGTCGGTGTCTGTGGTAAAGCCTTTTTTATAATCGTCGTGACATTACAGATACGCGAAGGGCCTTGGCAGTCCATGCAGATGCCGCTTGTTGTGCAAGGATTGGGCCTATTGAGACGCTTATTATTGATGGGAGCGGCTTCGTATTGAATACGCTTATAAGCTTCATGCGTATCGCTGACAACCTTATTAATTCCGACGACAACAATGACTTTTTTTGGTCCAAAAATCATGGCTGCCACGCGATTTCCTGAGCCATCGACATTCACAAGCTGTCCATCGAGTGTTAGGGCATTGGTGCTTGTTAGAAAGACATCCGCCGTGAGTTCTTTACGTCGTATATCTAATGATTCTTCTGGTGTAAGACCACTTTGGCCATGGTTAAATAGTGTGTTGCCGCGTTTGGTTAATTCGTCTAAGAGACCAATTTCTTTTACTGTTGCAGAACCACCAAACCCTACGGTATCAGTAGGGGTGATTAATTTCAGAATTTCCTGCGCCGCTTCTGCTGCAGTTGGAAAATAGGCTGCGGAAAATCGATTTTTTTGTAAAGCATCGACAACTTTTTTACCGATTGTATTTGTGTGCCACTGACGATTTTCGTCATTCATTATTTTGTTAACCCTCCCTAGTTGTTGTATAATAAAAAAATAAACTCTTCTTTATTGATTTTCGTTGCAGAAAAGTATTTTCCTCTTTAACAAGAAAACAAAAGCGGCGGATCAATGATTTTTAATCAATAGGCAAGGGGGAATTGCATGTGACATGGGAGCAGCCTAGTCTGACACGCCTAAAGATCGCTATTATTTTATTTGTATCCATTCAAATCATTGGTGTGTTAGGTTTTATGGGAATTGAAAATATGTCGTTCATTGACGCAGTTTATTTGACGGCCGCTACCGTTTCGACTGTTGGTTATGGTGATGTTGTGCCAAAGACAGTATGGGGGCGTATATTTGACATTGGCCTTATTATGACAGGCGTTGGTATGGCTTATTACACATTTTCACTTGTTATTACTATGTCTATTGAAGGCCAATTAAAAGATTTGTTTGGGAGGAAGGGTATGAATCGGAAAATCGCTAGTTTAAAAAATCATATTATTGTTTGTGGGTCTGGCAAGGTAGGAAGTAGTACGATCGAGCAGTTGGAGCTAGAAGAGGAATCTTTTGTTGTGATTGATATTAATGCCACAAACTATGAACAATTGGTTGATAAGAAAATTCTTGCTGTTCATGGTGATGCTACATTAGATGAGGTGCTTATTGCTGCTGGTGTGCTTCGGGCACGGGGAGTTATTGCTGCTTTGCCTCATGATTCTGAAAATGTTTATGTTACGTTAACGGCAAAAAGTCTAAATCCAGCTATTACAGTTGTGGCTCGGGCTGATCGTTCAGAGGCCGAAGAAAAATTGAAACGTGCTGGAGCTGATACCGTTATTTTTCCTTCTGTTATGGGGGGGCGTCAATTGGTTACAGCCATGATTAAACCGGATATTTCGCACTTAATGGAAAATGTTTTTTATAATCAGGAACTAAATCTAGATATTCATCAAATTACAATCGGAGAGAATTCATCATTTATTGGTAAATCTTTGGCGGAGAATTCCATTAGGGAACGGTTTCGTACCATTGTTGTGGCAATTAAGCGGGGTGAACAATTACTTACGACGCCAGAACATAAGGAAGTCATCCAACCGGGTGATATATTAATTGTTATTGGTGAACGAAACTTACTCAATGAATTGCATGCTTTGGCTTTAGATGTATAATGGATACGGCAAAGGAGGACTTGTTTTGAATACGGAAAATAGGCGCAAGGCCCTACTTGAAAAATTATGCAGTAATAAAATGCCGCTGACTGGTGCTGTTTTAGCACGGGAATTTGCTGTGAGCCGTCAAGTTATAGTCAATGATATTGCTATTTTACGGGCTCTTGGCTCAGATATTTATGCCACGCCGCAGGGATATCTCATTCCGTCTGTTGCTGATCAGTCATTGGAAGTCAAGATTGCTTGTAAACATAACGCCGAAGATCTCGAAAAAGAACTTGTCGTTATGATTGAAGAAGGAGCCCAAATTTTGGATGTTATTGTTGAACATCCTGTGTATGGTGAGATTAAAGCCAATTTGATGTTAACCAATCTATTTGATGTTCGTAGTTTTGTCGATAAACTAGCCACGACTCGTGCTGAGCCCCTTTCGCTTATTACAGGTGGTGTTCATCTTCATACCTTGCTTGTTCGTTCAGAAGAACAGCTTCAACGTATAAAAAACAAGCTGCATGATTGCAGCTTGTTAGCAAAATGAGTGGAAATGCAATCATGAAAGTAAGATAATGTTTTTTCGGACATACTTATCACTTAACGGCATATATGTAGTT encodes:
- a CDS encoding sensor domain-containing diguanylate cyclase, whose protein sequence is MNKQMRFLHKTTMNIMNHLDFDELIHALVCQAAQLVLASAGFIYLIDSTKQIVHCTVVEGENQKITYYPLPTDEGVIREVLKSGKPLVTDDYSQYAQPLADPLLNQLKTFVVVPIYSAKEIIGTIGVIYDKVQAVSTEKLELLSVLADLTAVAIDNARLYAHAQEELKARIQREKELMTSEEKYRLVFHNVNDAICFADVQTLQFIEVNQQFLDLFGYSQAEISKRILLELAAETEQVLQIMEAAQNGKQIHIDEQWYKRQDGTAFLAEVHVNTFWWHDKLVLCAVFRDITDRKLHEDQIAYLAYHDVLTGLPNRRLVEDRLEKAIAQAKRSKQLLGVLFLDFDGMKPINDAHGHAAGDKFLKDMADKLVQYTRDGDTVARLGGDEFVVVLSELDRKEDANEISQRLIEQCQENFELDGDNFVVSVSIGVSFYPEHAKDGKTLIKYADRAMYQAKRLGGKRFCIYEA
- the speE gene encoding polyamine aminopropyltransferase, whose amino-acid sequence is MELWCSEHQTQDVQLSARIRSTLFSGKSEFQEVMVVDSFEFGRMLVLDGVFQTSIFDEFIYHEMIAHVPLHIHPNPRKVLVIGGGDGGSVREIVKHPAVENVELVEIDGLVVEVSKKYLPEISSALIENHPKLRVNIGDGIQRMKAAKSEYDVIIVDCSDPIGPGEGLFTYSFYQNVYKALKPDGLFVQQTESPFYHQPLIKKLHKDIQSLFPITELYLAQIPLYPGGLHSFTIGSKKYDSKSVNIEKILDLPYRYYNKDVQQSCFILPNFIKNIIA
- a CDS encoding aminopeptidase yields the protein MDERIKMLAKNLIHYSTALQKGEKILIEVFDDAIPLAQALVAEAYEVGGLPLVSVYNNRLQREILLKASPEQMKLNAKFEVQRMQEMQAYLGIRASYNVSELADVPAKQLQNYQQLWSKPVHSDIRVPNTKWCVLRYPNGAMAQLANMSTAAFEDFYFNVCNLDYGRMAKAMDPLISLMNKTDKVHIKGPDTDLTFSIKGLPAIKCSGLRNIPDGEVYTAPVKNSVNGTLSYNTPAVYQGFTYTSIQLTFKEGKIIKATANDTEKINQVLDTDEGARFIGEFALGVNPYIYTPMKDTLFDEKINGSFHFTPGNAYDVAFNGNCSAIHWDLVCIQRPDYGGGEIYFDDKLIRKDGLFVLPELLSLNPEQLKQ
- a CDS encoding lactate utilization protein, with the translated sequence MNDENRQWHTNTIGKKVVDALQKNRFSAAYFPTAAEAAQEILKLITPTDTVGFGGSATVKEIGLLDELTKRGNTLFNHGQSGLTPEESLDIRRKELTADVFLTSTNALTLDGQLVNVDGSGNRVAAMIFGPKKVIVVVGINKVVSDTHEAYKRIQYEAAPINNKRLNRPNPCTTSGICMDCQGPSRICNVTTIIKKALPQTPTFIFVIGENLGF
- a CDS encoding potassium channel family protein; this translates as MTWEQPSLTRLKIAIILFVSIQIIGVLGFMGIENMSFIDAVYLTAATVSTVGYGDVVPKTVWGRIFDIGLIMTGVGMAYYTFSLVITMSIEGQLKDLFGRKGMNRKIASLKNHIIVCGSGKVGSSTIEQLELEEESFVVIDINATNYEQLVDKKILAVHGDATLDEVLIAAGVLRARGVIAALPHDSENVYVTLTAKSLNPAITVVARADRSEAEEKLKRAGADTVIFPSVMGGRQLVTAMIKPDISHLMENVFYNQELNLDIHQITIGENSSFIGKSLAENSIRERFRTIVVAIKRGEQLLTTPEHKEVIQPGDILIVIGERNLLNELHALALDV
- a CDS encoding transcription repressor NadR encodes the protein MNTENRRKALLEKLCSNKMPLTGAVLAREFAVSRQVIVNDIAILRALGSDIYATPQGYLIPSVADQSLEVKIACKHNAEDLEKELVVMIEEGAQILDVIVEHPVYGEIKANLMLTNLFDVRSFVDKLATTRAEPLSLITGGVHLHTLLVRSEEQLQRIKNKLHDCSLLAK